From the Mycoplasmatota bacterium genome, one window contains:
- a CDS encoding outer membrane lipoprotein carrier protein LolA: MKKIISVILIIVIVFILGSCGEKSQGDIVKSLGEKMEKIDKFEVDAVMEIKEMNKSHLFDVNIKYKEPSFFKVTLKNRDSNNVQIVLKNEKGVFVLTPALNKSFKFQSDWPLNSSQPYLFQSLVKDIINDENVVVAEQNGDYVFETKVKYRRSSELTSQKIVIDGKTLFPKEVIVFDSSNNEKINVLFEDVNYKPKFNEDEFKVDYSMNQAISTYKDDLPTFDERTIMYPTGLIDGTTLKQETVKEIITGKRAIMTFEGTAPFTVVEEYLTTDEELGASEIIYGDPVLICSGIAFQTDTTLLWHDNGIEFLIISEHLDPDQMYSVANSFMADAKK; the protein is encoded by the coding sequence ATGAAAAAAATTATATCAGTTATTTTAATTATAGTAATAGTTTTTATACTTGGGTCATGTGGTGAGAAATCTCAAGGAGATATTGTCAAATCTCTCGGAGAAAAAATGGAAAAAATTGATAAATTTGAAGTGGATGCTGTCATGGAAATAAAAGAGATGAACAAATCTCATTTATTTGATGTCAATATAAAATATAAAGAACCTAGTTTCTTTAAAGTGACATTAAAAAACCGTGATAGTAATAATGTGCAAATTGTCTTAAAAAATGAAAAGGGCGTATTTGTATTAACACCAGCTTTAAATAAAAGTTTTAAATTTCAAAGTGATTGGCCACTTAATAGTTCTCAACCATATTTATTCCAATCATTAGTAAAAGATATAATAAATGATGAGAACGTTGTTGTCGCTGAACAAAATGGAGATTATGTATTTGAAACGAAAGTTAAGTATCGTCGATCAAGTGAATTAACAAGTCAAAAAATAGTTATTGATGGAAAAACTTTATTCCCTAAAGAAGTTATTGTATTTGATTCAAGCAATAATGAAAAAATAAATGTTTTATTTGAAGATGTCAATTATAAACCTAAATTTAATGAAGATGAATTTAAAGTAGATTATAGTATGAATCAAGCGATTAGTACTTACAAAGATGATTTACCAACTTTTGATGAAAGAACAATCATGTATCCAACTGGTTTAATTGATGGCACAACATTAAAACAAGAAACAGTTAAAGAAATTATTACAGGTAAAAGAGCAATCATGACATTTGAAGGAACTGCTCCATTTACAGTTGTTGAAGAATATTTAACAACTGATGAAGAGTTAGGTGCTTCAGAAATCATTTATGGTGATCCTGTATTAATTTGTAGCGGTATCGCATTCCAAACAGATACTACATTACTATGGCATGATAATGGTATTGAGTTTCTGATTATATCTGAACATTTAGACCCTGATCAAATGTATAGTGTAGCAAATTCTTTTATGGCAGATGCCAAAAAATAG
- a CDS encoding DUF378 domain-containing protein: MSVTILQKIALIVTIIGAINWGLIGLFEFDLVAWLFNGQGSILSRTIYTLVGITGLINLGLLFAPTED; encoded by the coding sequence ATGAGTGTAACAATCCTACAAAAAATAGCACTTATTGTTACGATCATCGGAGCAATCAATTGGGGTTTAATTGGTTTATTCGAATTTGATTTAGTAGCATGGCTATTCAATGGACAAGGTTCTATATTATCACGTACAATATATACTCTTGTAGGAATTACAGGCTTAATTAATCTTGGTTTACTATTTGCTCCTACAGAGGACTAA
- a CDS encoding pyridoxal phosphate-dependent aminotransferase, with protein MNKRLKKIKLNPVRYYSRLIKDDPKGIDLTMGEGHFDSPFNAKLKAYEALLTNDTKYGPIEGDEKLRKTLIEKYYPTYQADKEIIITNGCTQALFSVLLSIITSSEDEIIIIAPYYPAYLKLIDLLGGKAIIIDSGKYQFKVNPEVLEEVITEKTKAIIINEPNNPTGVTYTKAEKDSLLTLFKSKSYYIIVDEIYKQYTTKDFVSFSELINNDDLKKRFFFINGLSKSHMMTGYRIGYVVCDELMNRELRKINYLSVSCISTIMQKAALGALEEECFVQFVRKYYLNNLNTLLDSLKFLKIKYVEATCGYYVFIDVSPYQVTGVEFCQYFIKNYHVALVPGILFGDSYGNYIRVSCCKDIKDIIRFINCLTEFVESNKKV; from the coding sequence ATGAATAAAAGATTAAAGAAAATAAAATTGAATCCTGTTCGTTATTATAGTCGATTAATTAAAGATGACCCCAAAGGGATTGATTTAACGATGGGTGAAGGACATTTTGATAGTCCTTTTAATGCTAAGTTAAAAGCATATGAAGCTTTATTAACAAATGATACTAAATATGGTCCTATTGAAGGTGATGAAAAACTACGAAAAACCCTAATTGAAAAGTATTATCCAACGTATCAGGCAGATAAAGAAATTATTATTACTAATGGTTGTACACAGGCATTGTTTAGTGTATTATTATCAATCATTACATCAAGTGAGGATGAAATTATTATAATTGCCCCTTATTATCCAGCTTATCTTAAATTAATTGATTTACTTGGTGGGAAAGCAATTATTATTGATAGTGGTAAGTACCAATTTAAAGTTAATCCTGAAGTATTAGAAGAAGTGATTACTGAAAAAACAAAAGCAATCATTATTAATGAACCTAATAATCCAACGGGTGTGACGTATACAAAAGCAGAAAAAGATTCGCTTTTAACATTATTTAAATCTAAGAGTTACTATATTATTGTTGATGAAATTTATAAACAATATACAACTAAAGATTTTGTTTCCTTTTCAGAACTTATAAATAACGATGATTTGAAAAAAAGATTTTTCTTTATTAATGGATTATCTAAATCGCATATGATGACAGGATATCGTATTGGATATGTAGTATGTGATGAATTAATGAATCGTGAACTAAGAAAAATCAATTATTTATCTGTAAGTTGTATTTCAACTATCATGCAAAAAGCAGCGCTTGGGGCATTAGAAGAAGAATGTTTTGTACAGTTTGTTAGAAAATATTATTTAAATAATTTAAATACATTACTTGATTCTTTAAAATTTTTGAAGATAAAGTATGTTGAAGCCACATGTGGTTATTATGTTTTTATTGATGTTAGTCCTTATCAGGTGACGGGAGTGGAATTTTGTCAATATTTTATTAAAAATTATCATGTGGCTTTAGTCCCAGGGATATTATTTGGAGATTCTTATGGAAATTATATTCGAGTTTCTTGTTGTAAGGATATAAAAGATATTATAAGATTTATTAACTGCCTAACTGAGTTTGTTGAATCGAACAAGAAAGTTTAA